The genomic interval CCCGGAGCCCGCGCCCGAGAGCGACCCTGAGCCCGAGACCCGCCCTCCCGGGCCGGCCGACCCCACGCCCGCGCCACGTCGCGTCCCACCCCCAGCCCGCGAGGAGCCACCCCAAGAGCGCTGCCCCGCGATGGGCTGTGCCTACACGCCGTGCCCGCCTGGTGTGGAGCCACCAACGGGGTGCGGGGCAGTCTGCGGGTGCTCTGGGATGCGCGGCGACCCGTTCATGCGCGTGGCCCCTGCGCCGACTCCGTGAGGTGTGCTCGGCAGGAGACCCTGTGTGCGCCGGTCACCGACGCGACCGATGAGGTGTAGAGCATCGCTGGTCTCTCCGATACCATCCGCCTCATGGAGCGCGGACGCCCCGACCATCCATCGGATGACGCCCCGCGCGCCGGGTCTGCGGCACGCCGCGCCGAGCGCCCGAGTGATGGCGCACCCGGTCACGAGAGGGGCGGACGCCCATGAGCGCGAACGGAGACGAGACGCTGCGCTTCGCCGAGCAGGTGATCGTGCTGCTCGACCAGGGACGCCAGACGGCCACGTACAAGTTCGCCGTCTTGCTGGGCCTGATGGACCTCTGCCTGGAGCTGACGGACCGCTTTGGCGATCCGCCCAGCCACATCATGACCGGCCAGCTCGCCGAGAAGGTCATCGCGCTCTACTGGCCCCACGCTCAGCCCATGGACGTCACCAGCGGGATCGTGCTGCAGCAGAACACCGGCAAGCGAGCGCGGGTGCTGCAGCTCATCGACGACTTTCGCTCGTCGGCCTCGGCGGGTCGCAGCGTGACGCTCCACGCCGCCAAGCTCGCCGACCGCGACGGCTGGGAGACGCTCCGGGCCGAGGTCGAGTGGACCCTGGTCAAGATGCCGCTGCCCAAGCTGCAGCGCGCGTCGGGCACCGAAGACCGCTTCATCTATCACATCGGTTGGGACGACGACGTGAGCAAGAGCGCGTGGAGGAGCGGCGCGATCGACAGCCGCATCCACCTCGAGCCCGGGGTGGCGCGCTCCTTCGTGCGCCTCGCCGGTCTCCTCCGGCCGTTGATCCAAGAGCGCTGGGTGGCGATGGTCGGTCGTCTCAACGACCTCGAGGTCACCCGCGTGCATGGCTTTCTCTTCGGGGTCGACCGCGTCTCGCTCGGCGCGGTCCGCGAGCCGCTCCGGGAGCTTCAGAACAAACGCTGCTTCTACTGCGATGGCGCGCTCCAGACCTCGGTCGAGGTGGACCACTTCCTCCCTTGGGCCCGCCACGCGGACAACGGCATCGAGAACCTGGTGGCTGCGCACGGACGCTGCAACGG from Sandaracinaceae bacterium carries:
- a CDS encoding HNH endonuclease, with amino-acid sequence MSANGDETLRFAEQVIVLLDQGRQTATYKFAVLLGLMDLCLELTDRFGDPPSHIMTGQLAEKVIALYWPHAQPMDVTSGIVLQQNTGKRARVLQLIDDFRSSASAGRSVTLHAAKLADRDGWETLRAEVEWTLVKMPLPKLQRASGTEDRFIYHIGWDDDVSKSAWRSGAIDSRIHLEPGVARSFVRLAGLLRPLIQERWVAMVGRLNDLEVTRVHGFLFGVDRVSLGAVREPLRELQNKRCFYCDGALQTSVEVDHFLPWARHADNGIENLVAAHGRCNGSKKDFLAAAVHVERWARRVVDAESDLARIAKDARWPSDRNRTLGAVRGIYLPLPDGVSLWRGHQDFEASDRSALRAALRVA